In the genome of Nymphaea colorata isolate Beijing-Zhang1983 chromosome 9, ASM883128v2, whole genome shotgun sequence, one region contains:
- the LOC116260119 gene encoding 3-ketoacyl-CoA synthase 7-like: protein MGVPAPSPLNPLSSEDPETHFPHSLYTHLFRSLFKTVSRNLLLFTVSLEVSTFAWWGCSPTTYAVPLFFLLLCAAMAQYWLTRPRPVYLVDFSCLKPPSHLRVPFSTFSEHASLVGFLNQESIDFMMKVIRSSGQGEMTYLPPPLHFLPPRTNHSDCVDEACMVLFPVMDDLLAKTCTSPRAIDFLIVNCSGFCPSPSLTSILVNAYGMREDIKTYNLSGMGCSAGILGVDLARRLLDLHPDSIALVLSTEIISTGWYPGKDRRKLVLNCLFRMGCSGLMLSNRKDAKRRAKYELLCTVRTQMAFDDRAYRSAVREEDEDGITGVTLERDLLHVARELLVAHLSVLGRRILPFSEKALYVLWMLRRRYCGSSKEIHVPDFKSAVHHFCIPPSGKGLIKEIGKSLKLRPQDVEPALMTLHRFGNQSAAALWYELAYIEAKGRVKKGDKVWQVGMGTGPKANSAVWRSLRSIKAEGGPWSDCIDAYPVVD from the coding sequence ATGGGGGTGCCCGCACCTTCCCCCCTCAATCCTCTCTCGTCCGAAGACCCTGAGACCCATTTTCCCCACAGCCTCTACACACACCTCTTCCGCTCCTTGTTCAAGACTGTGAGTAGGAACCTCCTCCTGTTTACCGTCTCCCTCGAAGTATCCACCTTTGCGTGGTGGGGTTGCAGCCCCACCACCTACgcggttcctctctttttcttgctACTGTGTGCCGCCATGGCTCAGTATTGGCTCACCCGCCCTCGCCCCGTGTATTTGGTGGACTTCTCCTGTCTCAAGCCACCTTCCCATCTGAGGGTACCGTTCAGCACCTTCAGCGAGCACGCTTCCCTGGTGGGGTTCCTCAACCAGGAGAGCATCGACTTCATGATGAAGGTCATACGTAGCTCCGGCCAGGGCGAGATGACCTACCTCCCCCCTCCCCTGCACTTCCTCCCTCCCAGGACCAACCACAGCGACTGCGTTGACGAAGCCTGCATGGTCCTCTTCCCCGTCATGGATGATCTCCTCGCCAAGACATGCACCTCCCCTCGGGCCATCGACTTCTTGATCGTCAACTGCAGTGGCTTCTGCCCTTCCCCCTCCCTCACCTCCATCCTTGTCAACGCCTACGGCATGAGGGAGGACATAAAGACCTACAACTTATCCGGGATGGGGTGCAGCGCCGGAATCCTGGGAGTCGACTTGGCTCGAAGGCTCCTGGACCTGCACCCCGACTCCATAGCCCTCGTGCTCAGCACGGAGATCATCTCCACCGGGTGGTACCCGGGGAAAGACCGCAGGAAACTTGTGCTTAACTGCTTGTTCAGGATGGGATGCTCCGGGTTGATGCTGAGCAACAGGAAGGATGCGAAGCGCAGGGCCAAGTATGAGTTGTTATGCACGGTGAGGACTCAGATGGCGTTCGACGACCGAGCTTACAGGTCGGCGGTGCGGGAGGAAGACGAGGACGGCATCACCGGAGTGACACTCGAGAGAGACCTGCTGCACGTGGCCCGAGAGCTGCTCGTCGCGCACCTTTCGGTGCTGGGTCGCCGGATCCTGCCCTTCAGCGAGAAGGCACTGTACGTTCTGTGGATGCTGCGCAGGAGGTACTGTGGCTCCTCGAAGGAGATCCACGTCCCGGATTTCAAGTCGGCGGTACACCACTTCTGCATTCCGCCGTCGGGCAAGGGCCTGATTAAAGAGATAGGGAAGAGCCTCAAGTTGAGGCCACAGGACGTGGAGCCGGCGCTCATGACGCTGCATCGCTTCGGCAACCAGTCGGCTGCGGCACTGTGGTACGAGCTGGCGTACATCGAGGCGAAGGGGAGGGTGAAGAAGGGCGATAAGGTGTGGCAGGTGGGGATGGGGACGGGGCCAAAGGCCAACAGTGCTGTCTGGAGAAGCTTGCGGTCCATCAAGGCCGAGGGCGGGCCCTGGTCCGACTGCATCGACGCCTACCCTGTTGTTGACTGA